In the genome of Bradyrhizobium arachidis, one region contains:
- a CDS encoding ATP-dependent Clp protease proteolytic subunit has translation MRDPVETYMNLVPMVVEQTNRGERAYDIFSRLLKERIIFVTGPVEDGMSTLIVAQLLFLEAENPKKEISMYINSPGGVVTSGLAIYDTMQFIRPPVSTLCTGQAASMGSLLLAAGEKDMRFSLPNARIMVHQPSGGFQGQATDIMLHAQEILNLKKRLNEIYVKHTGQTYKSIEDALERDKFLTANDAKEFGLVDKVIDKRAEEPAPAKAP, from the coding sequence ATGCGCGATCCGGTTGAAACCTACATGAACCTCGTGCCCATGGTGGTCGAGCAGACCAACCGTGGCGAGCGCGCCTACGACATTTTCTCGCGCCTTCTGAAGGAGCGCATCATCTTCGTGACTGGTCCGGTCGAGGACGGCATGTCGACGCTGATCGTCGCGCAGCTGTTGTTCCTCGAGGCAGAAAATCCGAAGAAGGAAATCTCGATGTACATCAACTCGCCGGGCGGCGTGGTGACGTCGGGCCTTGCGATCTACGACACCATGCAGTTCATCCGTCCGCCGGTCTCCACGCTCTGCACCGGCCAGGCGGCCTCGATGGGCTCGCTTCTGCTCGCCGCCGGCGAGAAGGACATGCGCTTCTCGCTGCCGAACGCGCGCATCATGGTGCATCAGCCCTCCGGCGGCTTCCAGGGTCAGGCCACCGACATCATGCTGCACGCCCAGGAGATCCTGAACCTGAAGAAGCGGCTCAACGAGATCTACGTGAAGCACACCGGCCAGACCTACAAGTCGATCGAGGACGCGCTGGAGCGCGACAAGTTCCTGACCGCGAACGACGCCAAGGAGTTCGGCCTGGTCGACAAGGTCATCGACAAGCGCGCCGAAGAGCCGGCGCCGGCGAAGGCCCCGTAA
- the tig gene encoding trigger factor — MQVTETLSEGLKHEFKISVPASDLDAKAGAKLVDLKDKVRINGFRPGKVPVTHLKKVYGRSVMAETIDQTIRDTNTQLFSERGFRLATEPKITMPTEQAEVEELLNGKTDLTYTVAIEVVPSIALADFKSFQVEKPVAEVSDADVDEAIKRIADSNRTYAAKGEGAKAASGDRVTINFKGTISGEAFEGGTGEGIQVLIGSNTFIPGFEEQLIGIGANETRTLKVSFPKNYMNDKLAGQPAEFETTATLIESPQDLAVDDEFAKTLGLESLDKLKEAARERLAAEFATATRQRVKRALLDRLDEAHRFEAPPSLVEEEFNLMWNSVKAEMDSAGKTFADEDTTEEKAKEEYHKIADRRVRLGLVLSEIGEKNKITVTDDEVGRAVIERARQMPGREKEVWDFYRNNAQALAQLRAPIYEDKVVDFILELANVTEKKVSREDLYKDDEAEKTAA, encoded by the coding sequence ATGCAGGTCACAGAAACCCTCTCGGAAGGTTTGAAGCACGAGTTCAAGATCAGCGTTCCCGCGTCTGATCTCGACGCCAAGGCCGGCGCCAAGCTCGTCGACCTCAAGGACAAGGTCCGCATCAACGGCTTCCGTCCCGGCAAGGTGCCGGTCACGCACCTCAAGAAGGTCTATGGCCGTTCGGTGATGGCCGAGACCATCGACCAGACCATCCGCGACACCAACACGCAGCTGTTCTCCGAGCGCGGCTTCCGCCTTGCGACCGAGCCGAAGATCACCATGCCGACCGAGCAGGCCGAGGTCGAGGAGCTGCTGAACGGCAAGACCGATCTGACCTACACGGTCGCGATCGAGGTTGTGCCGTCGATCGCGCTCGCCGACTTCAAGAGCTTCCAGGTCGAGAAGCCCGTCGCCGAGGTCTCCGATGCCGACGTCGACGAGGCGATCAAGCGCATCGCCGATTCCAACCGCACCTATGCAGCGAAGGGCGAGGGCGCCAAGGCCGCCTCAGGCGACCGCGTTACGATCAACTTCAAGGGCACCATCAGCGGCGAAGCGTTCGAGGGCGGCACCGGCGAGGGCATCCAGGTGCTGATCGGATCCAACACCTTCATCCCCGGCTTCGAGGAGCAGCTCATCGGCATCGGTGCCAATGAGACCCGCACGCTGAAGGTGTCGTTCCCGAAGAACTACATGAACGACAAGCTCGCTGGACAGCCGGCCGAGTTCGAGACCACCGCGACCCTGATCGAGTCGCCGCAGGATCTCGCGGTCGACGACGAGTTCGCCAAGACGCTCGGCCTTGAATCGCTCGACAAGCTGAAGGAAGCCGCGCGCGAGCGTCTGGCTGCCGAGTTCGCGACCGCGACGCGCCAGCGCGTCAAGCGCGCGCTGCTCGACCGGCTCGACGAGGCGCATCGCTTCGAGGCTCCCCCGTCGCTCGTCGAGGAGGAGTTCAATCTGATGTGGAACTCGGTCAAGGCCGAGATGGACTCCGCCGGCAAGACCTTTGCCGACGAGGACACCACTGAGGAGAAGGCGAAGGAAGAGTACCACAAGATCGCCGACCGCCGCGTTCGGCTGGGCCTCGTGCTCTCCGAGATCGGCGAGAAGAACAAGATCACCGTGACCGACGACGAGGTCGGCCGCGCCGTGATCGAGCGTGCCCGCCAGATGCCGGGCCGCGAAAAGGAAGTCTGGGATTTTTACCGCAACAACGCCCAGGCGTTGGCCCAGCTTCGTGCACCGATCTATGAGGACAAGGTCGTCGACTTCATCCTCGAGCTCGCCAACGTGACCGAGAAGAAGGTCTCGCGCGAGGACCTCTACAAGGACGACGAGGCGGAAAAGACCGCCGCCTGA
- a CDS encoding multicopper oxidase family protein → MKTRISAPDRRDVLAGLGASIGVSLGASAAGLIAGGAGPLMTAQLALQARAATLALRPGQPPTPIWELAAVSHLGDVRLKRFDGCQVVFRNDLPVPLAPVWYGLNAPTGADPLRGRAPAAPDTTETSVIPIPNAGTLLADFRLFEDVQKQPARPLPIIATESSRVAVDRDVVLLIEEWRLRPDGTALPPGREADGTTPLYTMNGMASFELSAAAGERLRLRFINGSQRSVLAIKLESHEVRVMALDGQPAEPFPARNGALVLAPGGRADAFVDTAASAAFLLHDGKEARQVGSLKISGQLDRRAPLSSPQPLPPNDLPEKLDLKGALRFDVALGAAEAGWIKPANFSTASAPAFRAKTGRTVVLALKNPAPITTVFHLHGHPFRLLDKLDDGWKPYWLDTLAIEPGQTQRIAFAATSPGRWLLESVATDWAAPRLVRWYGVE, encoded by the coding sequence ATGAAAACGCGGATATCTGCCCCCGATCGGCGCGACGTTTTGGCCGGGCTTGGCGCCTCAATTGGCGTCTCCCTCGGCGCCTCGGCGGCCGGGTTGATCGCCGGCGGCGCGGGCCCGCTCATGACCGCCCAGCTCGCCCTTCAGGCCAGGGCGGCAACGCTGGCTCTCAGGCCGGGACAGCCGCCTACACCAATCTGGGAGCTTGCCGCCGTAAGCCACCTTGGCGACGTCCGTCTCAAGCGTTTCGACGGCTGCCAGGTGGTGTTCCGGAACGACCTGCCTGTGCCGCTTGCGCCAGTCTGGTACGGCCTCAATGCCCCGACCGGGGCCGATCCGCTCCGGGGCCGCGCGCCGGCGGCACCGGACACGACAGAAACATCAGTTATTCCAATACCTAATGCGGGAACCCTGCTGGCCGACTTCCGGCTCTTCGAGGATGTCCAGAAGCAGCCCGCACGCCCGCTTCCGATCATCGCCACCGAGTCGAGCCGGGTCGCCGTCGATCGTGACGTGGTCCTCCTGATCGAGGAATGGCGCCTGCGGCCGGACGGGACTGCGCTTCCGCCGGGCCGAGAGGCGGACGGCACGACGCCTCTCTATACGATGAATGGAATGGCTTCATTCGAACTCTCAGCTGCGGCCGGCGAGCGGCTACGGCTGCGCTTTATCAACGGCTCCCAACGTTCTGTTCTGGCGATCAAATTGGAAAGCCATGAGGTCCGGGTCATGGCCCTGGACGGGCAGCCGGCCGAGCCGTTCCCGGCGCGCAACGGCGCCCTCGTGCTGGCCCCCGGCGGACGCGCCGACGCGTTTGTGGATACGGCCGCATCGGCCGCGTTCCTGCTGCATGATGGCAAAGAGGCACGCCAAGTGGGCAGCCTCAAGATATCAGGCCAACTGGACCGGCGAGCGCCGCTGTCATCGCCACAGCCCCTGCCGCCAAACGATCTCCCCGAGAAGCTCGATCTGAAGGGCGCCCTGCGGTTCGATGTCGCGCTCGGAGCGGCCGAGGCCGGCTGGATCAAGCCTGCAAACTTCTCGACCGCCTCGGCACCCGCCTTCCGCGCCAAGACCGGCCGCACCGTCGTGCTGGCCCTGAAGAACCCCGCCCCCATCACGACCGTCTTCCACCTGCACGGCCATCCCTTCCGCCTGCTCGACAAGCTCGACGACGGCTGGAAGCCTTACTGGCTCGACACGCTCGCCATCGAGCCCGGCCAGACCCAGCGCATCGCCTTCGCCGCGACCTCGCCCGGACGATGGCTGCTCGAATCCGTCGCGACCGACTGGGCCGCGCCGCGGCTGGTGCGGTGGTACGGGGTGGAATGA
- a CDS encoding bifunctional ADP-dependent NAD(P)H-hydrate dehydratase/NAD(P)H-hydrate epimerase, giving the protein MEVLTNAEMQRADQLSIAAGTPGFKLMLSAGQAVAEAANALVEEGPILIVAGPGNNGGDGFVAAAELAAQGREVSVILMCERDQLQGDAASAARGWKHPVLPFNPQAIGRPALIIDALFGAGLSRPVEGEAREMIEAINANGAPVLAVDLPSGINGTSAAVLGVAVNATETVTFFRKKPAHLLLPGRMHCGRVRLADIGIEAPVLDEIRPQVFENDPDFWGAAFPVPRIDGHKYARGHVLAVSGDAAATGAARLAARGALRAGAGLVTLATPRDALAINASALTAVMVRPVDTAIEFGELLGDQRYNTCMIGPGAGIGDRTCDLVHTALSAQRHLVLDADALTSFAANPERLFESIKTSQDNAVVLTPHEGEFPRLFSDLSNKHPGRSKLERVRAAAERSGAVVLLKGPDTTIAAPDGRATIAANAPPWLATAGAGDVLAGIIAGLLAQGVPAFEAASIGVWMHGEAASEAGPGLIAEDLTETLPAVHRRIYNALGVEY; this is encoded by the coding sequence ATGGAAGTACTGACCAACGCCGAAATGCAGCGCGCTGACCAGCTCAGCATCGCCGCGGGCACGCCCGGCTTCAAGCTGATGCTCAGCGCGGGGCAGGCGGTCGCCGAGGCCGCCAATGCGCTGGTGGAGGAGGGGCCGATCCTGATCGTGGCCGGCCCCGGCAACAATGGCGGTGACGGGTTTGTCGCAGCCGCCGAGCTCGCCGCGCAGGGGCGAGAGGTCTCGGTGATCCTGATGTGCGAGCGCGACCAGCTCCAGGGCGATGCCGCCTCTGCCGCGCGCGGCTGGAAGCATCCGGTGCTGCCGTTCAATCCGCAGGCGATCGGAAGACCCGCGCTGATCATCGACGCGCTGTTCGGCGCCGGCCTCAGCCGGCCCGTCGAGGGCGAGGCGCGCGAGATGATCGAGGCGATCAACGCCAACGGCGCCCCGGTGCTCGCCGTCGATCTGCCGAGCGGCATCAACGGCACCAGCGCCGCCGTGCTGGGCGTGGCGGTCAACGCCACCGAGACCGTCACCTTCTTCCGCAAGAAGCCTGCACATCTGTTGCTCCCGGGCCGGATGCATTGCGGCCGCGTGCGCCTCGCCGACATCGGCATCGAGGCGCCGGTGCTGGACGAGATCAGGCCGCAAGTCTTCGAGAACGATCCCGACTTCTGGGGCGCAGCCTTTCCGGTGCCGCGCATCGACGGCCACAAATATGCACGCGGCCATGTGCTGGCGGTCTCGGGCGATGCGGCCGCGACCGGCGCCGCACGGCTCGCCGCGCGCGGGGCGCTGCGCGCCGGTGCAGGCCTCGTCACGCTGGCAACGCCGCGCGACGCACTCGCGATCAACGCGAGCGCGCTGACCGCGGTGATGGTCCGCCCCGTCGACACCGCGATCGAGTTCGGCGAGCTGCTCGGCGACCAGCGCTACAACACCTGCATGATCGGTCCCGGCGCTGGAATCGGCGATCGCACCTGCGATCTCGTCCACACCGCGCTGAGCGCGCAGCGGCATCTGGTGCTGGACGCCGATGCGCTGACCAGCTTTGCGGCGAATCCCGAGCGGCTGTTCGAATCGATCAAAACCTCGCAGGACAATGCGGTGGTGCTGACGCCGCACGAGGGCGAATTCCCGCGCCTGTTCTCCGATCTCAGCAACAAGCATCCGGGCCGCTCCAAGCTCGAACGCGTGCGCGCCGCCGCCGAACGCTCCGGCGCAGTCGTGCTCCTCAAGGGCCCGGACACCACGATCGCCGCGCCCGACGGCCGCGCCACGATCGCTGCCAACGCGCCACCCTGGCTCGCCACCGCCGGCGCCGGCGACGTGCTCGCCGGCATCATCGCCGGGCTCTTAGCGCAGGGTGTGCCGGCCTTCGAAGCCGCCAGCATCGGCGTCTGGATGCATGGCGAGGCGGCCAGCGAGGCGGGGCCCGGCCTGATCGCGGAGGATCTGACCGAGACGCTGCCGGCCGTGCACCGGCGGATCTATAATGCGCTGGGGGTGGAGTACTGA
- a CDS encoding P-II family nitrogen regulator produces the protein MKKIEAIIKPFKLDEVKEALQEVGLQGITVTEAKGFGRQKGHAELYRGAEYIVDFLPKVKIEIVIGDDLVERAIDAIRRAAQTGRIGDGKIFVSNIEEAIRIRTGESGLDAI, from the coding sequence GTGAAGAAAATCGAAGCCATCATCAAGCCATTCAAGCTCGACGAGGTGAAGGAAGCGCTTCAGGAAGTCGGCCTTCAAGGCATCACCGTCACCGAGGCCAAGGGCTTCGGCCGGCAGAAGGGTCATGCCGAGCTTTACCGCGGCGCAGAATACATCGTCGACTTCCTGCCCAAAGTGAAGATCGAGATCGTGATCGGCGACGATCTGGTCGAGCGCGCGATCGACGCGATCCGCCGCGCCGCGCAGACCGGCCGCATCGGCGACGGAAAAATCTTCGTCTCCAACATCGAAGAGGCGATCCGCATCCGGACCGGCGAATCCGGGCTGGACGCTATCTGA
- the glnA gene encoding type I glutamate--ammonia ligase produces the protein MKTAKDVLKSIKDNDVKYVDLRFTDPRGKWQHVTFDVSMIDEDIFAEGTMFDGSSIAGWKAINESDMCLMPDPVTATIDPFFAETTMVITCDVLEPTTGEPYNRDPRGIAKKAEAMVKSMGVGDSVFVGPEAEFFVFDDVRFSSSPYNTGFRLDSSELPTNTDTEYEGGNLGHRIRTKAGYFPVPPQDSVQDMRSEMLGAMAKMGVKVEKHHHEVASAQHELGMKFDTLTLMADHLQIYKYCIHQVAHIYGKTATFMPKPVYGDNGSGMHVHQSIWKDGKPVFAGNKYADLSETCLHYIGGIIKHAKAINAFTNPSTNSYKRLVPGYEAPVLLAYSARNRSASCRIPYTASPKAKRVEVRFPDPLANPYLGFAAMLMAGLDGIKNKIDPGPAMDKDLYDLPKEELKQIPTVCGSLREALENLDKDRGFLKNGGVFDDDFIDAYIELKMTEVERFEMTPHPVEFDMYYSG, from the coding sequence ATGAAGACCGCCAAAGACGTCCTGAAATCGATCAAGGACAACGACGTCAAATACGTCGACCTGCGCTTCACCGATCCGCGCGGCAAATGGCAGCATGTGACGTTCGACGTCAGCATGATCGATGAGGACATTTTCGCCGAAGGGACGATGTTCGACGGCTCCTCGATCGCCGGCTGGAAGGCGATCAATGAATCCGACATGTGCCTGATGCCCGATCCGGTCACCGCGACGATCGATCCGTTCTTCGCCGAAACCACGATGGTTATCACCTGCGACGTGCTCGAGCCGACCACCGGCGAGCCCTACAACCGCGACCCCCGCGGCATCGCCAAGAAGGCGGAAGCCATGGTGAAGTCGATGGGCGTGGGCGACAGCGTGTTCGTCGGCCCCGAGGCCGAGTTCTTCGTGTTCGACGACGTGCGCTTCTCCTCCTCCCCCTACAACACCGGTTTCCGCCTCGACTCCTCGGAGCTGCCGACCAACACCGACACGGAATATGAGGGCGGCAATCTCGGCCACCGCATCCGCACCAAGGCGGGCTACTTCCCCGTCCCGCCGCAGGACTCCGTGCAGGACATGCGCTCCGAGATGCTCGGTGCCATGGCCAAGATGGGCGTCAAGGTCGAGAAGCATCACCACGAGGTCGCTTCCGCCCAGCACGAGTTGGGCATGAAGTTCGACACGCTGACGCTGATGGCCGACCACCTGCAGATCTACAAGTACTGCATCCACCAGGTCGCGCATATCTACGGCAAGACGGCCACCTTCATGCCGAAGCCGGTCTATGGCGACAACGGCTCGGGCATGCACGTGCACCAGTCGATCTGGAAGGACGGCAAGCCGGTGTTCGCCGGCAACAAGTACGCCGACCTGTCGGAGACCTGCCTCCACTACATCGGCGGCATCATCAAGCACGCCAAGGCGATCAACGCCTTCACCAACCCGTCGACCAACTCCTACAAGCGTCTGGTCCCGGGCTATGAGGCCCCGGTGCTGCTGGCCTATTCCGCACGCAACCGCTCGGCCTCCTGCCGCATCCCCTACACCGCTTCACCGAAGGCCAAGCGTGTCGAGGTGCGCTTCCCCGATCCGCTTGCCAATCCCTATCTCGGCTTCGCCGCGATGCTGATGGCCGGCCTCGACGGCATCAAGAACAAGATCGATCCGGGTCCGGCGATGGACAAGGACCTCTACGACCTGCCGAAGGAAGAGCTGAAGCAGATCCCGACGGTGTGCGGCTCGCTCCGCGAGGCGCTGGAAAACCTCGACAAGGACCGCGGCTTCCTCAAGAACGGCGGCGTGTTCGACGACGACTTCATCGACGCCTATATCGAGCTGAAGATGACCGAAGTCGAGCGCTTCGAAATGACCCCGCACCCGGTCGAGTTCGACATGTACTATTCGGGCTAA
- a CDS encoding slipin family protein, whose translation MMLEYLTYAVLALLVIMFLSQAIRILREYERGVIFTLGRFTGVKGPGLILLVPIVQQLVKVDLRVMVQVVPPQDVISRDNVSVKVNAVLYFRIVDPERAIIKVGDYMAATSQLAQTTLRSVLGKHELDEMLAERDRLNADIQEILDKQTDVWGIKVTGIEIKDVDINETMVRAIAKQAEAERLRRAKVINAMGEQQAAEKLVEAGRILAQEPQAMQLRYFAALHDIAGERSSTVVFPLPTGLLDHFLPRRDNP comes from the coding sequence ATGATGCTGGAATATCTGACCTATGCGGTGCTCGCGCTGCTGGTCATCATGTTTCTATCCCAAGCCATTCGAATCCTGCGCGAATACGAGCGTGGCGTCATCTTTACGCTCGGGCGCTTTACCGGCGTGAAGGGCCCGGGCCTCATCCTCCTCGTTCCGATCGTGCAGCAACTCGTCAAGGTCGATCTAAGGGTGATGGTGCAGGTCGTGCCGCCGCAGGACGTGATTTCGCGGGACAACGTCTCCGTCAAGGTCAACGCCGTTCTTTACTTCCGCATCGTCGACCCCGAGCGCGCTATCATCAAGGTCGGCGATTACATGGCAGCCACCAGCCAGCTCGCCCAGACCACGTTGCGCTCGGTGCTCGGCAAGCACGAGCTCGACGAGATGCTTGCCGAGCGCGACAGGTTGAACGCCGACATCCAGGAGATTCTCGACAAGCAGACTGACGTCTGGGGCATCAAGGTCACCGGCATAGAGATCAAGGACGTCGATATCAACGAAACCATGGTGCGCGCGATTGCCAAACAGGCCGAAGCGGAGCGCTTGCGGCGGGCCAAGGTGATCAATGCAATGGGTGAGCAGCAGGCGGCCGAAAAGCTGGTCGAGGCCGGCCGGATTCTCGCGCAGGAGCCTCAGGCGATGCAGCTGCGTTACTTCGCGGCTCTGCACGACATCGCGGGCGAACGGTCGTCGACCGTCGTTTTTCCGCTGCCGACGGGCTTGCTCGACCATTTCTTGCCGCGGCGCGACAACCCGTAG
- a CDS encoding NfeD family protein translates to MQTMKAALVAAIGVVALICGLRPSPAEENSRLALIVSIDGAIGPASASYVKEALAKASERRAEVVLLRMNTPGGLNSSMREIIADVLASPIPVVGYVAPSGAHAASAGTYILYATHIAAMAPGTNIGAATPVQIGGPLGGAPDKGGKDKKDGDQQSEPKDQSKDQLKDPMTAKATNDAVAFIRSLAELRGRNAEWAEKAVREAATLSANGALAAHAIDLVARDQAELLRQLDGREVEVAGGKTQRLVTKDAVVEAIDPGRISRFLAVITDPNVAFILLMVGIYGVIFEFISPGAVAPGVVGAICLLIGLYALNLLPVNYAGLALMLVGLVLLTVEAFNPTVVIGLGGIVAFVLGALMLFRGEAPGYQLSWWVIGTTAAVFVGFVLVVLGSLRRAAKAPERVGAQAMRGLPAEVLDWSGSEGHVFAHGERWQARGAETFKPGERVEVANVIDLTLLIRRASARTGEGGPS, encoded by the coding sequence GTGCAGACCATGAAGGCGGCCCTCGTTGCGGCGATTGGCGTCGTGGCTTTGATCTGCGGCCTCCGTCCCAGCCCAGCGGAGGAGAACAGCCGCCTTGCATTGATAGTTTCGATCGACGGGGCCATTGGCCCTGCGTCGGCCAGCTACGTGAAGGAGGCTTTGGCCAAGGCAAGCGAACGTCGCGCCGAGGTCGTGCTTCTGAGAATGAATACTCCCGGCGGTCTCAATTCCAGCATGCGCGAGATCATCGCCGATGTGCTGGCCTCGCCGATTCCTGTCGTCGGTTACGTTGCTCCCTCTGGCGCCCACGCGGCGAGCGCGGGGACCTATATCCTTTATGCGACCCACATTGCGGCGATGGCGCCAGGCACCAACATTGGTGCCGCGACGCCGGTGCAGATTGGCGGGCCGCTGGGCGGTGCGCCGGACAAGGGTGGCAAGGACAAGAAGGACGGTGACCAGCAGAGCGAGCCCAAGGATCAAAGCAAGGATCAGCTCAAGGATCCAATGACGGCAAAGGCGACCAATGATGCGGTTGCCTTCATCCGCAGCCTTGCGGAGCTGCGTGGCCGCAATGCGGAGTGGGCGGAGAAGGCGGTCCGTGAGGCTGCCACACTTTCCGCCAACGGCGCGCTGGCGGCTCATGCCATCGATCTCGTCGCGCGCGATCAGGCTGAATTGCTGAGACAGCTCGATGGCCGTGAGGTGGAGGTTGCAGGCGGCAAGACGCAGCGCCTCGTGACCAAGGATGCTGTCGTTGAAGCCATCGACCCCGGACGGATATCCCGCTTCCTGGCGGTCATCACCGATCCGAACGTGGCGTTCATTCTCCTGATGGTCGGCATCTACGGCGTGATCTTCGAGTTCATATCTCCCGGTGCAGTCGCCCCGGGAGTCGTCGGCGCGATCTGCCTGCTGATCGGCCTCTATGCGCTCAATCTGCTGCCGGTCAATTACGCCGGACTCGCCCTGATGTTGGTGGGACTCGTGCTTCTCACCGTCGAAGCCTTCAACCCGACCGTGGTGATCGGTTTGGGAGGGATCGTCGCTTTCGTGCTGGGAGCCCTGATGCTCTTCAGGGGCGAGGCGCCTGGCTACCAGCTGTCGTGGTGGGTGATCGGCACCACCGCGGCTGTGTTCGTAGGTTTTGTGCTCGTCGTGCTTGGTTCGCTTCGGCGCGCCGCCAAAGCTCCCGAACGGGTCGGTGCGCAGGCCATGCGAGGCTTACCCGCCGAAGTTCTCGATTGGAGCGGGAGCGAGGGTCATGTCTTCGCCCACGGTGAGCGTTGGCAGGCGCGCGGCGCCGAAACCTTCAAGCCCGGAGAGAGGGTCGAGGTCGCCAACGTCATCGATTTGACGCTGCTGATACGGCGCGCATCAGCCCGAACCGGCGAGGGAGGTCCATCATGA
- a CDS encoding tautomerase family protein, with protein MPYITISTVRGILDAAQKKALLERITDLMVEVEGQGSPDFRRNVWVRIEEQEPAHWSLGGTPLTSEIIAGTFGAIGADGVRVRRP; from the coding sequence ATGCCATATATCACGATTTCCACCGTCCGCGGCATCCTGGACGCCGCGCAGAAGAAGGCGCTGCTCGAGCGCATCACCGACCTGATGGTCGAGGTCGAAGGGCAGGGCAGTCCGGACTTCCGCCGCAACGTCTGGGTCAGGATCGAGGAGCAGGAGCCCGCGCACTGGTCGCTCGGCGGCACGCCGCTGACGAGCGAGATCATCGCCGGCACGTTCGGTGCGATCGGGGCGGACGGGGTGCGGGTCCGGCGGCCGTAG
- a CDS encoding GlxA family transcriptional regulator encodes MKLAVLALDGCMHSAIAGIADILALANHVMQQSGARSRFALQTLSLDGKPVRAGGGQMVAVDGAVGKRGRFDAILVPGNLVDHVTAERLQPQYARAGAWLRQQHASGRLIGAFCSGVFVLAGSGLLDNRRATITWWLQSELRQRHPAIDLAPDAVITVADRIVCAAGPMSWVDLLLRLIEMVEGKEIAKLCADYVVIDTAQRTQSIFMPVGYLLSQDPLLTKADLLVRRSGKSPMTVRRLAEALGLSERTLNRKFQALTREPPQAFITRRRVEHARTLLETTMQPVKTIARAAGYEDESSFRKAFRKLTLMSPQAYRARRMERADLSQDRRVAAASYNS; translated from the coding sequence ATGAAGCTCGCGGTTCTCGCACTGGACGGCTGCATGCATTCGGCGATTGCCGGCATCGCCGACATCCTCGCGCTCGCCAATCACGTGATGCAGCAGAGCGGCGCAAGATCGCGCTTCGCCCTTCAGACGCTCTCGCTCGACGGCAAACCGGTGCGCGCCGGCGGCGGACAGATGGTCGCGGTCGATGGCGCGGTCGGCAAACGCGGCCGCTTCGATGCGATCCTCGTCCCCGGCAACCTCGTCGATCACGTCACGGCCGAGCGGCTCCAGCCACAATATGCCCGTGCAGGAGCCTGGCTGCGGCAGCAGCATGCAAGCGGCCGGCTGATCGGCGCCTTTTGCAGCGGCGTGTTCGTCCTGGCCGGATCCGGCCTGCTCGACAATCGTCGCGCCACCATCACCTGGTGGCTGCAAAGCGAGCTACGGCAGCGCCATCCCGCGATCGACCTCGCACCCGACGCCGTCATCACCGTTGCCGACCGCATCGTCTGTGCGGCCGGACCGATGTCCTGGGTCGATCTCCTGCTAAGGCTGATCGAGATGGTCGAGGGCAAGGAGATCGCCAAATTATGCGCGGACTACGTCGTCATCGACACCGCGCAGCGCACCCAATCGATCTTCATGCCCGTCGGCTACCTGCTGTCGCAGGACCCGCTGCTGACCAAGGCGGACCTGCTGGTTCGCCGCAGCGGCAAGAGCCCGATGACGGTCAGGCGCCTCGCCGAGGCGCTCGGCCTCAGCGAACGCACGCTGAACCGGAAGTTCCAGGCGCTCACGCGCGAGCCGCCGCAGGCCTTCATCACGCGCCGCCGCGTCGAGCACGCGCGCACGCTGCTGGAGACGACGATGCAGCCGGTCAAGACTATCGCGCGTGCGGCCGGCTATGAGGACGAGAGCAGTTTTCGCAAGGCCTTCCGCAAGCTGACCCTGATGTCGCCGCAGGCCTATCGGGCACGGCGGATGGAGCGAGCGGACCTGTCGCAGGATCGGCGGGTCGCCGCCGCCTCCTACAATTCGTGA